TTGAAAGTGGTTCTATTGGGAAGATTTACAGCTTTAGAACAGCTTTCGGACATCCTGGTCCAGAGGGCTGGAGCCAAGATGGTAGAGATAGCTGGTTCTTTGAAAAGGAAAAAGCATATATCGGAGCAATGGGTGACTTAGGTGTTCATAAAACAGACTTAATGCGCTATTTACTTGGAGAAGAAATTGTAGAGGTTGGAGCATTCATTGAAACCTCTGCTAAAGAGTTTGCTGATGTTGATGACACGGCTGTTTGTGCCCTTAAGACGGAAAGTGGCATTATTGGAACACTTGCAGCAAGCTGGTCTTACACAGCTAAAGAAGATAACTCAACGATTATCTATGGTGAGAAGGCAATTATTCGTTTAGAGGATAATCCAGCTTATTCATTAGTTGTTCAATATACAAATGGTGAAGTAGTAAAATATGAGCTTGGAAAAATTCAATCAAACGATGAAGGCGGTCAAAACTCTTCACATGTTATTGATCACTTTATTTCAAGTGTTGTCGAAGATAAAGAACCTCTAATTACTGGAGAAGAAGGTATGAAATCGTTAGCTGTTATCATTGCTGCACTTAAATCAAACGAAACAAAAACAATTGCAAAAGTATTTGAGTGATGAGAATGAGTGATCTGAAAATTGGAATCATCGGAGTCGGTGGTATTGCACAAGGCCGACATATCCCAGCTTTTCAAGGCTTTGAGGATTGTGTAATATCAGCTGTAAGTGACGTTAATAAAGACAGAGCACAAGAAGCAGCTGAGAAATTTAATATAAAGATGATTTTTGAAAACTATCAGGATATGTTTCAACATGTTGATGCTGTCGTTATTTGTACACCGAATAAATTTCACGCAGAAATTACGATTGCAGCATTAGAAGCAGGAGTACATGTTCTATGTGAAAAGCCAATGGCACTTACAGCAGAAGAATGTGAAGCAATGCTTGAAGCTTCAAAACGTACAAATAAAGTATTAGCAATTGCCTATCATTATCGTTTTATGAAAAATTCACAAGCAGCAAAGAAAATGATGAGAGATGTTGGTACTCCACTTGTAACAAGAGTAAGAGCTTTGAGACGAAGAAAGGTGCCTGGCTGGGGAGTGTTTACAAATAAATCACTCCAAGGTGGAGGCAGCTTAATTGACTATGGATGTCACCTGCTAGATTTGGCTATTTGGTTAATGGGAAGTCCAAAGTATGTTGAGGTAAATGGCAGTACGTACAATGCATTAAGTAAACAACCTAATTCAGTTAATCAGTGGGGCAGCTTTGACCATGAAACATTTAATGTAGACGACCATGTCACAGCATACATTAAGTTTGAAAATGGGGCGTCTTTATTATTAGAAACATCGTGGGCTGCAAATATATTGGATGATGAAGAGCACGTAAGTATATCTGGCGTTGATGGTGGATTAAGTGTTTTCCCTCTGGAGTTTTATGCGGCAAAAGATGACATGCTTATAAACAGTCAAGCTGCATGGATTTCTGGTGAGGATGATCCCGGTCTATCTCAGGCTAGGAACTTTCTTGATGCTTGTCTAGGAAAAGCTGAGCTTGTTGTAAAGCCAGAAGAAGCATTGCAGGTTTCTCAAATTATTGATGAAATCTATCAATCAGCAGAGTCAAAATAATGAAGAAGTAAACTCATGAATGTCTAGAAGCCTCTGGATATTCATGAGTAAAGATAATAATAAAGGAGGACTTTCGATGAAATTAGGTGTATTTACTGTTCTTTTTAATGATAAATCTTTTGAGGAAATGTTAGATCGAGTAAAAGCTTCCGGTTTGCAGGCAGTTGAAATTGGAACTGGTGGTTATCCAGGTGGATCTCATTGTGATTTGGATGCTTTACTTGAGAGTGAAGAAAAACGTAATGAGTACTTAGGAAAAATACAAGAGCGGGATTTAGTTATTAGTGCATTCAGTTGTCATGGTAATCCAATTTCACCTGATAAGGAATTTGCTCAAGATTCTCAAGAAACACTAAAGAAAACAATCAAACTTGCATCGTTAATGAATGTACCTGTTGTTAATACATTTTCAGGAACTGCTGGTGACCATGAGGGAGCAAAATTTCCGAACTGGCCAGTTACTCCTTGGCCAAATGAATATGGCGATGTGTTAAAGTGGCAATGGGAAGAGAAGTTAATTCCATACTGGAAAGAAGTAGGACAGTATGCGCAAGAACATAACGTTAAAATCGGTTTAGAGCTACATGGTGGATTTTTAGTACATACACCATATACAATGCTAAAACTTCGTGAAGCAACATGTGATGCAATTGGTGCGAACCTAGATCCAAGTCATCTTTGGTGGCAAGGAATTGATCCGGTTGCAGCGATTAAAATTTTAGGTAAAGCTAATGCAATTCATCATTTCCATGCAAAAGATACTTATATTGACCAAGATAATGTCAATATGTATGGATTAACAGATATGCAGCCATATGGTGAAGTTCAAACAAGAGCCTGGACGTTCAGATCTGTTGGCTGTGGTCACAGCCTAACAGAATGGAATGACATAATGAGTGCTCTACGTACTTATGGATATGACTATGTTGTAAGTATTGAACATGAAGATCCAATCATGTCTATAGATGAAGGCTTTGAGCGTGCTGTTACTAATTTAAAATCGGTCTTAATTAATGAGCAGCCATCACAAATGTGGTGGGTATAAAGGTATTTTCTAGCCCCTCTTTTAAAGAGGGGTTTTCTTTTTTTGTAAAAAGATCGGTATGATGGAATAGATTCGTTTGACGGAAATTAAAATATAGGTGTGAGTAGATGAAAAAAACAGTAAAACTCCAAATAAAATCTAACTTTGTTAATCAATTTCGATCAGGATATCCATTAATCAATAAAGAAGCCATCAAAAATATAAATGCTTTAAAAGAAGAGGGAACAATTCTCGATTTGTTTGATGAAAACAATCATTTCCTAGCTAAAGGATACTATGGGATACAAAACAAAGGTAGAGGATGGATTTTAACGAATAACCAACATGAAGTGATTGATCAATCCTTTTTTGAGAATAAATTAAACATAGCTATAAATGCCCGCTTGTCATTTTATCAAGATGAAAATACAACAGCTTTTCGGATTTTTAATGGTGAAGGTGATGGAATTGGTGGATTAACGATTGATCATTATGATGGTTATTATGTAATCACCTGGTATAGTGAAGGAATTTATCACTTTAAAAAAGACATAATGGAAGCCCTGAAAAAAATTGTGGATTTCAAAGGTGTTTATGAAAAGAAGAGATTTGATGTTAAAGGAACATATATTGAGGATGACGACTTTGTCATTGGAGAAAGAGCAAATTTCCCTCTTATTGTGAAAGAAAATGGTATTAAATTTGCCGTTTATTTGAATGATGGCGCAATGGTTGGTGTGTTTTTGGATCAGAAAGATGTCCGAAAAGCCATACGTGACAAGTATGCAAAAGGGAAGCATGTATTAAATACCTTTTCTTATACAGGGGCTTTTTCTGTTGCTGCTGCACTCGGAGGCGCAGTTAAAACAACAAGTGTTGACCTTGCTAACCGAAGCAAAGCAAAAACAATAGAACAATTCAGTGTAAATGAAATTGATTATGAGGCACAAGATATTATAGTAGAGGATGTATTTAACTTCTTTAAATATGCTGTTAGAAAGAAGTTGAATTACGATATGGTCATACTAGATCCTCCAAGCTTTGCCCGCTCTAAAAAACATACATTTAGTGCTGGAAAGGATTATCCTGATTTATTAAAGCAAGCAATCCAAATTACCTCTAAAAAGGGGATTATCGTGGCTTCATCCAATTGCAGTACATTTAGTATGAAGAAATTTAAAAGTTTTATTGATAAGGCTTTTAAAGAAAGTAGAGAAGCGTACACGATTCTTGAGGAATTTAGTTTACCAGCTGATTTTAAAACGCGTCCAGAATTTAAAGAAGGAAATTACTTAAAAGTAGTTATTTTAAGTAAGAATTAACTTAAAATTTAACAAGAACACGTTCTTGTTAGCCTAGTATAGTAAGTAATAAGTGTATTTATTATGTTTAGTTGAATCAATTTCATAGTGTATCATTCGTTACCAAAAAACGTATGAATCTCACCTTTAATAGTGTTTTTATCCGAGTATTGTTTATTATTCAGTTCAGGATGTATAAAAATGTTTCGTTTTTTGATTTAAGACTCATCTTTATGAAATTAACTCAGTTAATAATAAGATATGATTTGTATTCTTTTATGATGTCTTCACGTTTACCGAGAAGTGAGCGATATTCTTTTAATAGTTTTGAATTACCTCGATCATGAAACCATTCCGAAAAAGCACGTTCACATTCACTTGAAATAGCTGCTAATTCGTCGTTAATTTCATTCATCTTTTTAATTTGAATTTCCTTAACCATTGGAAAGCCCACCTTTTCTTTATTTATAATCAAATTCTTATATAAATGCTCTATCGAACACTGTTAGTATGAAGTTTTTTATTGATACTAGTGGGGTATTACCCTATTTAGGTGTGATGTAAACATAAAATGCGAAAAAAATAAAGAAGGTGTCATTTTGGAAAGAAATATGGTTAAGGGATGTCCGTAAATCGACATTTGTTAGGAAGGATTCTCATTATTTCATGAAAACATAATATCTAGTGAAAAATGTATAAGATTTAAATAAAAATAGACACTTCAGGAGCAAAACGAAAAAAACCTCCATCAGGAGGTTTTTTCAATATATAGTAAAGGGGGGGATGTATTTATCACTATTCCCTGATTGAGAGATTTATATACATAAAAAGAAAAAAATTGTTAGAAAGATAATGTACTAAAATGATATAGAGAAAATCTTGTAGAAATAAAATTATTTCTGGGGAAATATGACGAATGGTTATTTCTCTTCAGAGAAAAAAGGCTATACTTATAATACTGACTTTTTAAATGATAGCTAAAAAGGGAATAATACGATTATTATTACTTTTTAAATAATGAGATCAACTGAATGTGTGTGCACAAACAGTCTAATCATAATAGTTACATAAAGCGGTAAATGTAAAGGAGAGTTACACTTATGACACTAGAGAATTTTTTACAAGAGCTTGAGCCATTTATTCAATCGAATTGGTCAAAAGCAGAATTTGAGAATCCTACGGCGATTCAACTTAAAGCCGTTCCACAAATACTTGAAGGAAACGACGTGATTGCCGAATCCCCAACTGGAACAGGGAAAACATTAGCGTACGTGCTACCATTATTAAATAAAATTGATGTGAATAGAAAAGCGGCACAAGTTGTTATCCTAGCTCCTTCAAGAGAGCTTGTTATGCAAATTTTTGATGAAGTAAAGAAATGGTCAGAAGGCAGTGGAATGACAAGTGCTTCCTTTATTGGAGGAGCAAATATAAAAAGACAGGTAGATAAGCTAAAAAAGAGTCCCCAAATCATCCTTGGGACCCCAGGAAGAATTTATGAATTAATTAAAATGAAAAAATTGAAAATGCATGAAGTAAAGGCAATTGTTCTTGATGAAGGAGATCAGCTTTTAATTCCTGAAAACAAAAAAACAATACAAGATATTGTGAAAACAACTCTTAATGAAAGACAAGTAGTACTTTTTTCAGCCACTTTAAATGAAAGTACAGAATCGAAAGCAAGAGATCTGATGAAGAAGGATCCTGAGATTATAAAGGTTGGAAAGGAAGAAGTACCAACTGGAAAAGTTGATCATGTTTACCTTGTTTGTGAACAAAGAGATAAGGCACTCATACTGGAAAAGCTAGTGAAGAATATTCCTATGAAAGCATTAGGATTTGTAAAGGATATTGGTAATCTAAGTGTATTAGGTGAGAAACTCGACTATAAAGGAGTGGATGTTCATCTTTTGCATAGTGACACTAAAAAAGAGGAGAGAGAAGCTGCCTTAAAAAGTCTTCGAACTGAAAAGCAAGGCCTTTTACTTGCAACAGATGTTGCTGCAAGAGGTTTAGATATCGCAGAACTTACACATGTTATTCATTATGATTTGCCATCTACAAGCTCTCAATATGTGCATAGATCTGGAAGAACAGGAAGACAAGGGGCTTCAGGAACTGTTGTTTCGATCGTGACAGAACGGGAAGAAAGGGAGTTAAAGAAGCTGGCAAAGGAGTTAAACATTACTGTAAGAAAGAATGAGCTATTTCGAGGAGAATTAGCTGAAGTATAAGAGTAAGAAAAAGGTCTAACACTTGGTTGTTAGATCTTTTTTGATGTTAAGAAGAAATTAAATTATTGGGTATTTTATTTTATGGAAAATGAAAACACGCCACTCTATATGAGCAACGTGCTTTCTTAGCCTGTTGTTTATTCTGTGATGTAGTAATACTTTATGTTCTAATCTGGTTTGTTATTCATTTTTTAATGAACTAATCTTCTAATTCCATGCGTATATATTTTCTTGTGTTTGGACCGTATATTCCATCATCGGCAAGAGCGGCATACATTAATTGAAATCTTCTTACTGCATCTTCTGTTCTAGGACCATATATACCATCAATTGGACCTGGATCAAAGTTGATTTGCTTTAATGCACGTTGTACTTGCCTAACTCCTTCTCCTTCACTTCCACGTCGAAGAATTCCTGATGGTAGAGGGAAATCAGGTGCAGAAATTCTTTGTTGATTTACTTGTTGTAATTTAGACAGTGTATTTGGTCCGACTAATCCATCAACAGCTAAGTTGAAATTTCTTTGAAATCTCATGACTGCATTTTCTGTTTCCTCACCATAAATTCCATCTGCTCCGAAACGTGGTAAACGGTAACCCGCTCTGATTAATTGTTGTTGAATATCTCTAACAAATGAGCCAGCATCACCTTCACCAATTGGTAAGGTAACGGATGTTCCTTTTACCACTGGAGTAGGAGGTGTCTCAGTTTGTTCGTTTGGTGGTGCTGCACCATTAAAGTTTCTAAGTGCTTCGGATACATCTTCAATAAACATGGACCAGGAAATACCGTTACTACGTAAGATCCCAATTGGATCTGTTCTCCTTGTTGGGTCAAGTGTGGCATGTGCGACAATATCTGAATTAGGATCTAAATTAAATCTGTCACAAAGATAAGCGTGATACCATATATAGCGATTATATGCTTCTTGAAAATTGATTGTACCTCCATGACATAACTCCACTCCAATTGCAGCACTATTGGCATTTGCACCATATAGCCTGTTATCAGTTGTTACATTCGAACGAACATGATAAGCAATTTCAGTTAAAGGAATGATTTCTAAAATATATTTATCATCAATAAAGGTATGGGCAGAAGCGGATGGTTGCTGAGTATCAAAGTAGTTACGGTTTCCATAAGCAGTAGAGCCTGGATTGCCTGTATCATGGCTAACAATAAAGCGAACTGTACCAATACGTTGTCCAGAGCGGGAGTTTCCAGTACGAATATAATCCTGTGTAATCTCGTATGCCAACTATTAACACCCCTGTCTTATTTTTATACAAACGACTACATTGCAGTATATGTCAATAGGCATATGATTGTTAACAGAATTAATTTATTCACATTATCCACAAAATAAACATTAGTTATTTTTAGGATATAAACAGTTATTGTGGATAATTTAGCAATATAAATAAAGATACTAACATGTTTATCCACATTATCCACAAACTTCAGGTTGAAATATCCACAAATTATCCACGAAAAATAAAAGGAAGTGGGGATTCCCACTTCCTTTTCAGTATACGTATTATAAATTTCTATTAGCGCGTTGTCTTTGATCAGCTGCTTTTGCTCTTGCTTGAGCTTCAATATCGTCTTGGTCAGCTAATTCCCTTGAAAATTCTTGGTCAATTCCATCTCTTTTTA
This Metabacillus endolithicus DNA region includes the following protein-coding sequences:
- a CDS encoding Gfo/Idh/MocA family protein, which codes for MGKLRVGVIGCGSIAQYRHLPEYASNQHVELVAVCDIVEDRVKEIANKYGAKAFTDYKELIHSGEVDVVSVCTPNYLHAPVTIEALNNGLHVLCEKPMATSQEEADAMIEAAKKNDKKLMIAHNQRFVRSHQIARELIESGSIGKIYSFRTAFGHPGPEGWSQDGRDSWFFEKEKAYIGAMGDLGVHKTDLMRYLLGEEIVEVGAFIETSAKEFADVDDTAVCALKTESGIIGTLAASWSYTAKEDNSTIIYGEKAIIRLEDNPAYSLVVQYTNGEVVKYELGKIQSNDEGGQNSSHVIDHFISSVVEDKEPLITGEEGMKSLAVIIAALKSNETKTIAKVFE
- a CDS encoding Gfo/Idh/MocA family protein — its product is MSDLKIGIIGVGGIAQGRHIPAFQGFEDCVISAVSDVNKDRAQEAAEKFNIKMIFENYQDMFQHVDAVVICTPNKFHAEITIAALEAGVHVLCEKPMALTAEECEAMLEASKRTNKVLAIAYHYRFMKNSQAAKKMMRDVGTPLVTRVRALRRRKVPGWGVFTNKSLQGGGSLIDYGCHLLDLAIWLMGSPKYVEVNGSTYNALSKQPNSVNQWGSFDHETFNVDDHVTAYIKFENGASLLLETSWAANILDDEEHVSISGVDGGLSVFPLEFYAAKDDMLINSQAAWISGEDDPGLSQARNFLDACLGKAELVVKPEEALQVSQIIDEIYQSAESK
- a CDS encoding sugar phosphate isomerase/epimerase family protein, producing the protein MKLGVFTVLFNDKSFEEMLDRVKASGLQAVEIGTGGYPGGSHCDLDALLESEEKRNEYLGKIQERDLVISAFSCHGNPISPDKEFAQDSQETLKKTIKLASLMNVPVVNTFSGTAGDHEGAKFPNWPVTPWPNEYGDVLKWQWEEKLIPYWKEVGQYAQEHNVKIGLELHGGFLVHTPYTMLKLREATCDAIGANLDPSHLWWQGIDPVAAIKILGKANAIHHFHAKDTYIDQDNVNMYGLTDMQPYGEVQTRAWTFRSVGCGHSLTEWNDIMSALRTYGYDYVVSIEHEDPIMSIDEGFERAVTNLKSVLINEQPSQMWWV
- a CDS encoding class I SAM-dependent rRNA methyltransferase; this translates as MKKTVKLQIKSNFVNQFRSGYPLINKEAIKNINALKEEGTILDLFDENNHFLAKGYYGIQNKGRGWILTNNQHEVIDQSFFENKLNIAINARLSFYQDENTTAFRIFNGEGDGIGGLTIDHYDGYYVITWYSEGIYHFKKDIMEALKKIVDFKGVYEKKRFDVKGTYIEDDDFVIGERANFPLIVKENGIKFAVYLNDGAMVGVFLDQKDVRKAIRDKYAKGKHVLNTFSYTGAFSVAAALGGAVKTTSVDLANRSKAKTIEQFSVNEIDYEAQDIIVEDVFNFFKYAVRKKLNYDMVILDPPSFARSKKHTFSAGKDYPDLLKQAIQITSKKGIIVASSNCSTFSMKKFKSFIDKAFKESREAYTILEEFSLPADFKTRPEFKEGNYLKVVILSKN
- a CDS encoding DEAD/DEAH box helicase: MTLENFLQELEPFIQSNWSKAEFENPTAIQLKAVPQILEGNDVIAESPTGTGKTLAYVLPLLNKIDVNRKAAQVVILAPSRELVMQIFDEVKKWSEGSGMTSASFIGGANIKRQVDKLKKSPQIILGTPGRIYELIKMKKLKMHEVKAIVLDEGDQLLIPENKKTIQDIVKTTLNERQVVLFSATLNESTESKARDLMKKDPEIIKVGKEEVPTGKVDHVYLVCEQRDKALILEKLVKNIPMKALGFVKDIGNLSVLGEKLDYKGVDVHLLHSDTKKEEREAALKSLRTEKQGLLLATDVAARGLDIAELTHVIHYDLPSTSSQYVHRSGRTGRQGASGTVVSIVTEREERELKKLAKELNITVRKNELFRGELAEV
- a CDS encoding peptidoglycan-binding domain-containing protein, translating into MFIEDVSEALRNFNGAAPPNEQTETPPTPVVKGTSVTLPIGEGDAGSFVRDIQQQLIRAGYRLPRFGADGIYGEETENAVMRFQRNFNLAVDGLVGPNTLSKLQQVNQQRISAPDFPLPSGILRRGSEGEGVRQVQRALKQINFDPGPIDGIYGPRTEDAVRRFQLMYAALADDGIYGPNTRKYIRMELED
- a CDS encoding YfhD family protein yields the protein MGRGHKHNHKARDKNSSSLPQTPKNLKRDGIDQEFSRELADQDDIEAQARAKAADQRQRANRNL